In Acidobacteriota bacterium, a single genomic region encodes these proteins:
- the rplD gene encoding 50S ribosomal protein L4: MKISVKSLDNKDLREIDLPEAVFGYPYKEHLIHEAVTAVQAAARRGTHKVKSRSEVSGSGRKLWRQKGTGRARVGDIRNPKWRKGGIVHGPQVRSHEKGLTPREKRNALKSVLSRKLADEQITVLDSFELSSHRTQELAAQLGGLGVEGKALLVDSRDNVNLDRAARNNPALKTVDALAVNVYDVVGRPHLLLSEGALNRLVEVLSK; encoded by the coding sequence ATGAAAATTTCAGTCAAGAGCCTCGACAATAAGGACCTGCGGGAGATCGATCTCCCGGAAGCGGTCTTCGGGTACCCCTATAAGGAGCACCTGATCCACGAGGCGGTCACCGCGGTACAGGCGGCTGCCCGCCGCGGCACCCACAAGGTCAAGTCCCGGTCCGAGGTTTCCGGTTCCGGTCGCAAGCTGTGGCGTCAGAAGGGTACCGGCCGCGCCCGGGTGGGCGATATCCGCAACCCGAAGTGGCGCAAGGGCGGCATCGTTCACGGCCCGCAGGTGCGCAGCCACGAAAAAGGACTGACGCCGCGCGAGAAGCGCAACGCGCTGAAATCGGTGCTGTCGCGCAAGCTGGCCGACGAGCAGATCACGGTGCTCGACTCCTTCGAGCTGTCGAGCCATCGCACCCAGGAGCTCGCCGCGCAGTTGGGCGGTCTCGGGGTGGAGGGCAAGGCGCTGTTGGTCGACTCGCGAGACAACGTCAACCTCGATCGCGCGGCCCGCAACAACCCGGCGTTGAAGACGGTCGATGCACTGGCGGTCAACGTGTACGACGTCGTCGGCCGGCCGCATCTGCTGCTCAGCGAAGGGGCCCTGAACCGGCTGGTGGAGGTGCTTTCGAAATGA
- a CDS encoding 50S ribosomal protein L23 — MRVQDVIRRPLITEKSTELREDRNIVAFEVDRSANKIEVKKAVEAQFGVRVAEVRMANMHGKLRRQGRYFGRRPDWKKAYVRLVDGEKSIEFFEGV; from the coding sequence ATGAGAGTTCAAGACGTCATTCGCCGGCCGCTGATCACCGAGAAGTCCACGGAGTTGCGCGAAGACCGCAACATCGTCGCCTTCGAGGTCGACAGGAGCGCCAACAAGATCGAGGTCAAGAAGGCCGTAGAAGCCCAGTTCGGAGTGCGGGTGGCGGAAGTCCGCATGGCCAATATGCATGGCAAGCTGCGCCGCCAAGGCCGCTATTTCGGCCGGCGTCCGGATTGGAAGAAGGCCTACGTTCGGTTGGTCGATGGTGAGAAGTCGATCGAGTTCTTCGAGGGGGTCTAG
- the rplB gene encoding 50S ribosomal protein L2, protein MAIKQRKPTNPASRFQTYPAFDEITETRPHKPLTKGKKRSGGRNNSGQQTIWFRGGGHKQRYRQIDFKRNKHDVPAKVATIEYDPNRSARIALLHYADGDKRYMLYVKGLEVGDTVMAGEAAEINPGNCLPLAKIPLGTIIHNVELRPGKGGQLVRSAGAGAQLMAKEGAYAQVKLPSGEVRKVLMTCYATIGQVGNLEHENVSLGKAGRNRWRGRRPHNRGVVMNPVDHPMGGGEGRSSGGRHPCTPWGVPTKGYKTRNNKRTDGMIVRRRKKK, encoded by the coding sequence ATGGCGATCAAACAGAGAAAGCCGACCAATCCGGCCAGCCGTTTCCAGACCTATCCGGCCTTCGACGAGATCACCGAGACGCGGCCGCACAAGCCGCTGACCAAGGGCAAGAAGCGCTCCGGCGGGCGGAACAACTCCGGTCAGCAGACCATCTGGTTCCGCGGCGGCGGCCACAAGCAGCGCTACCGCCAGATCGACTTCAAGCGCAACAAGCACGACGTGCCGGCGAAGGTGGCGACGATCGAATACGATCCCAACCGCTCTGCCCGCATCGCGCTGCTGCACTACGCCGACGGCGACAAGCGCTACATGCTGTACGTCAAGGGCCTGGAGGTGGGCGATACGGTGATGGCCGGTGAGGCCGCGGAGATCAACCCCGGCAACTGCCTGCCGCTCGCCAAGATTCCCCTGGGCACCATCATCCACAACGTGGAATTGCGTCCCGGCAAGGGCGGCCAGCTGGTGCGCAGTGCCGGCGCCGGCGCTCAGTTGATGGCGAAGGAAGGTGCCTATGCTCAGGTCAAGCTGCCCTCCGGCGAGGTCCGCAAGGTGCTGATGACCTGCTATGCCACCATCGGCCAGGTGGGCAATCTCGAGCATGAGAACGTGTCCTTGGGCAAGGCCGGCCGTAACCGCTGGCGCGGTCGTCGGCCGCACAACCGTGGCGTGGTGATGAACCCCGTAGACCATCCGATGGGCGGTGGTGAAGGGCGCTCCTCCGGCGGCCGTCACCCCTGTACGCCGTGGGGTGTGCCCACCAAGGGATACAAGACGCGTAACAACAAGCGCACCGACGGCATGATCGTGCGGCGCCGCAAGAAGAAGTAG